In Leclercia pneumoniae, the genomic window CAGGTATTCGCCCAGCAGCAAGCGCGGCAGAAACTTGCGATCGTGCAGGGAGTCTCGTGCAACGTCATAACGGGCCAAATGTTCAACAGGCTGCAGACGTAGCCAGTCGAGGTAAGTCATAAAGAGAGGGGGGATTTCGATACTGGCGATGTTGGCCAGCATCATCCTGGAGTTATCGTCATGGCTGTACGGCATGCCGATACCGGCTTTTTCACCCTGTTCATAAACCGTAATCGATAACGCTTCTTTCGCCTCAAGTAACGAAAAGAACGTATAAATCCCTGTGGGACCCGAGCCGACAATCGCTATTTTTTTCATTTTTTTATGCATCCTTATCTCAACGCCATGCCGAAAAAAGTCCTCTGGATCAAGTGTGGACGAAAAATGTGAAACCCGGCAGGTCTGGCGCGTAAATGAGGCACGGAGTGCGTAAAAAATGATCTGCCACAGGCGAATACTGACTTCAGAAAGCATATGACCTTGCGATAAACAACAATCAGGAGGGAGATGCTATGAACGAACAGAATCCATATTCCGTCACCAATTTTGACTTTCTGGCGCGCAGTTTTGCCCGGATGCAGGCGATGGGACGACCCGTTGATATTGGTGCCGTCACTGGCAATATGAATGACGAACAAAAGGTCTGGTTTCGGGAAAGATACCAACGTTACCTGGAGCAAGCCACAAGGGCAAAGGAAAAAGCACTGAGCTAATCATCACGACCAACGGGCTTTCGGGCCCGTTTTCTTTTCGTCGAAAAGGGTGATTAAAAAGAGAGGCACTGAGATTCAGCAGAATGGTGCGTCCGGGTGAATCCGTACACCGCCCCCATTCTGTCGATCGGTTAGGGCTACCAATATATTCTGTTCAGCTAATAGCGACCTGCCTGGATATTTACCTGACGAGATACTTTGTAGGTGGTGTTAACGCTGTCTCTTATTTACGCTGTTGATTTTGCGTTCAGTATCGAATGAAAAGAATAGTCTGCGGTTCGTCTTCGGCGTTGCATAATCAGAATTGAGGAACGCGCAATCCTCTCTGAAATTCTTAAACAAAAAATGCGGGCGATATTTTTTGTCTGATAATGGAGTCAATCTCAGCGCAGGCCTGCAAGAACAGGCCGAAGAATATTCTTAATGAAATAATCGCCATGAAAGCAATAATAAAGATACGTTGTTGAATGGAGTGATCTAAATCAATAAATAATGATAATTTCGATATAAAAGTAATGATTTTTATATTTCTAGCCTATATGTCTACCCTTTTCAAACGAAGCGGCTGATTTCTCTTATCTGTCAGGCATGCGGAATGTTCATCATATTCTCAATGAAGAAGAAAATTCTTAAGTAATTTCTTATGGTGGCCCTAAGATCTAAAATGTTGATCTTTATTAGTGGTTTACACTATTATCGCTTTTGCAATAAAGTGCCCATCCACTCAATAAACATTTTGCAAGGAAAGGGAATGCTATGGCTGACACGTTCCAGAATGAAGTGCCAAAAGCACGAATAAATTTAAAATTGAGCCTGCATACAGGGGGGGCGCAGAAGAAAATCGAACTGCCGCTTAAACTCCTCACCATGGGTGATTTCAGTAATGGCAAAGAATCCCGGCCATTATCTGAACGAGAGAAAATCAACGTCAATAAAAACAATTTCAACAGCGTGCTTTCAGAATTTAATCCAGAGGTGAACCTGAACGTTAAGAATACGCTGGTAAACAGTGACTCCGCAGAAAATGTAAGGCTGAGTTTTTCCGATATCAAAGATTTCGAGCCAGAACAGGTTGCTCGTCAAATACCTCAACTTCGCGCCATGCTGGCAATGCGTAATTTATTACGCGACCTTAAATCCAATCTCCTTGATAACGCCACTTTCAGAAAAGAGCTCGAGAAAATTCTCAAAGATCCGGCTCTGTCTCAGGAATTACGCGACGAAATGAGTGCGCTGGCCCCGAAATAACCGTCGGGCCTCTCTTTTAATGGATTAATCGGGAACATGCTGATGACTGTCAATACTGAAACTGCTGCGGCACCGGGTCATACTACGGTGCTGGAAAAAGAGAGCGTTTACGCCTCCCTGTTCGAAAAAATTAATCTGACGCCGGCTTCCCATCTTGGCGATATCAACGCCTTTATGGATGATGCTGCCCTTGCCGATGCGTCTGCGGGCGAGCGTTTGACGGCGGCGATGCAGGTCTTTATGGACTGTATCCGTAAATCCGGGCAGCAGGTGGAAAAGCTCGACAAGACCTTGATCGACCACCATATCGCCGAACTGGATTACCAGATTAGCCGCCAGCTTGATGCGGTAATGCACCATCCTGAATTCCAGAAAGTCGAATCCCTGTGGCGTGGCCTGAAACAACTGGTCGACAATACTGACTATCGTCAGAACGTAAAAACCGAAATTCTGGATGTGTCCAAAGACGATCTGCGTCAGGACTTCGAGGACGCGCCGGAACTGATCCAGAGCGGCCTCTACTGGCACACCTACACCGCCGAATATGATACCCCGGGCGGTGAGCCGATCGGTTCGGTGATCTCCTCTTACGAGTTTGACGCCAGCCCGCAGGACATCGCGCTGCTGCGCAACATCTCCAACGTCTCCGCCGCGGCACATATGCCGTTTATCGGCTCCGTTGGCCCGACATTCTTCCTGAAAGACTCCATGGAAGAGGTGGCCGCGATTAAGGATATCGCTAACTACTTCGACCGCGCCGAATACATCAAGTGGAAATCCTTCCGTGACACCGACGACTCCCGCTACATCGGGCTGGTAATGCCGCGCGTGCTGGGCCGCCTGCCGTACGGTCCGGACACCGTGCCGGTGCGTAGCTTCAACTACGTTGAGCAGGTGAAAGGCCCGGATCACGAGAAATACCTCTGGACCAGCGCGGCGTTCTCCTTCGCCTCCAATATGGTGAAGAGTTTCATCAACAACGGCTGGTGCGTGCAGATCCGTGGCCCGCAGGCGGGCGGGGCGGTGAAAGATCTGCCTATCCACCTGTATGATCTGGGCACCGGCAACCAGGTGAAAATCCCGTCAGAGGTGATGATCCCGGAAACCCGCGAGTTCGAATTCGCCAATCTCGGCTTTATCCCGCTGTCTTACTATAAGAACCGCGATTACGCCTGCTTCTTCTCGGCGAACTCTGCCCAGAAACCGGCGCTGTACGACACCGCCGATGCGACCGCCAACAGCCGCATCAACGCGCGTCTGCCGTACATCTTCCTGCTGTCGCGCATTGCCCACTACCTGAAGCTGATCCAGCGTGAAAACATCGGCACCACCAAGGATCGCCGCCTGCTGGAGCTGGAGCTGAACACCTGGGTGCGGGGTCTGGTGACCGAAATGACCGATCCGGGCGACGCGCTGCAGGCATCCCATCCGCTGCGCGATGCGAAGGTGGTAGTGGAAGACATCGAGGACAACCCGGGCTTCTTCCGCGTGCGTCTGTATGCGGTGCCGCACTTCCAGGTGGAAGGGATGGACGTGAACCTGTCTCTGGTCAGCCAGATGCCGAAAGCGAAAGCGTAAGGCGGTAGCAGGGATGAAAATTTATCGTCCGTTATGGAGTGACGGGGCGTTTCTGGCCCCGCAACAGTTCCAGCAGCAGGCCCGCTGGGATGCGCACGTTGCTGATAACGTCGCGCGAATGGCGCTGGCGCATCCCTGGGGTGTGCTGTGCGCTGAGTTTGACGACAGCGCACTGTCGTCCTCCCGCCTCAATGCCACGCGTCTGGCGGTACGTTTTGCCGACGGAACGTTGGTGGACACGGATCTGGCGGATAACCTGCCGCCGGTATGTGATGTGTCCGCAGTGGGGCAGGAGAGTGTAGAGGTGCTGCTGTGTCTGCCCCTGCTCAGCGCGAACGGCGGTAATCTGGATGACGGGCGCGACAGCGCCCGTCCTCGTCGCTGGATGTCTGAGCGGGTGACGGTTCAGGAGCTTGCCGGTCATGAACGTAGCGATCTGGCGGTACTGCGTCATGCGCTGACGCTGCGGCTGTCCACTCAGGAAAACAGCGCGTATCTGACCTGCCCGGTGGCGAGGCTTACCCGCAATACGCAGGGGCAGTGGGTCCGGGATGCCGAATTTATCCCACCGCTACTGTCGCTGGAGGCCAGTCCCGTCCTGACGGGTGAACTCAGGGATCTCCTGCACCGCCTGTCAGCACGGCGTAAGCGTCTGATGTCGATGCGACGTGAAAGCAATGAGCGGATGGCGGATTTCGCCGTGGCGGACGTTTCCCTGTTCTGGCTGCTTAATGCCCTAAATAGCGCCGAGCCCGTGCTGACAGAGCTGCACCAGACGCCGACACGCCACCCTGAACTGCTGTATCGGGAGCTGGCACGGCTTGCCGGCAGCCTGCTGACGTTTTCTCTCGGGCACAATGTCGACGATATTCCTCCTTACCGGCACGACGCGCCGGAGCGAGTGTTTCCGCCGCTGTTTACCCTTCTGGACCATCTTCTGGAGGCCAGCCTGCCGTCGCGGGTAATCGCCATTGCGCTGGAACAGGGTGAGGACCAGGAAATCTGGCGCGGAAAACTGCACGATGCGCGGCTGCGCGAAGGCGCGGATTTCTATCTCTCCGTGCGTTCTTCCATGCCAAACCACGAACTGCAGACCCGCTTCCCGCAGCTGTGTAAAGCAGGCAGCCATGACGATGTGTCTGAGGTGGTCAATATCGCCCTCAGCGGCATGGTCATTAAACCGCTGAGCCATGTCCCTGCGGCTATCCCGCTGCGTCTGGAGAACCAGTACTTTGCGCTTGACCTGTCCACCGATGCGGCCCGCGCCATGCTGGAAGCAGGAAACTGCACCTTCTACACGCCACAATCGCTGGGTGACGTGAAACTTGAACTCTTTGCGGTGCTGCGCTCATGAATACCCCGGATACTGATCTGATCAACCAAACGTTTTATCCAGGCTGGCTGATGGTCAGCCAGTTGCGAAGTGGCCATGAGATCCAGGACGGCGAGGCGCTTTACCGCCGCGCCTGCCGGTGGGTGAAGGATGCCCGCGAATCTCTGACTCAGGCGGGCTTCAGCGAGCTGAGCTGTGACCGGATGTTATATGCCTACTGCGCCCTGCTGGATGAGAGCGTGCTCAACCGTGACAGGCAGGATGATGGCTACCGTAGGTGGCGTAAAGATCCGTTGCAGGCCCGGTTTTTTAGCACCCTGAACGCGGGTGAAGAGCTGTGGGAGCGCATCCGCTTCATCCTGCGGGAACCCGCGCCGGATGTTGCGGTACTGACCTGCCTGTACCGGACGTTACAGCTCGGTTTTGTCGGCGAATACCGTGCGCAAAATGACGAGCGGCGCGAGGACGTGATCCGTGCGCTCAGCGAGCATGTCCCGCCCTTTACCCTGACGCAGGATTCGCCTGTGGTGGTCAAGGCACCAGGGCTGCGCAGTGGACGCAGGCTCTACTGGCTGGGCTGGGCGGCAGGCTTTGTGGTGCTGGTGGCGCTGTGGTTCACCTTTTCCTCAGTACTGGCGCAGATGGTGTCACATATTGCAGGGCAGGGATAAGGGATGCGTGAATTATCCCGGGTAGTACTGACGATGCTCGCTACTGTACTGGCGCTGTGGCTGGTCCTGGGTTTCTGGCCGCTTTCCGGCGGGAGTCGGTTTGCCCTCTGCCTGTGTATTTTAGTGATGGGCGGCGCGGTGCTATGGCGGCAGTGGCGACGGTTTCGGCGTCTATCTGCGGCCCGTGAACAGCGCGAAGAGAACAATCTACCGCCCGAGGAATTTCAGGGGGCAGTGGTATTCGTCTGTGGCGATACCGCATCGCTGTTTTCGCAGGGCCTGGCGCATAGGGAAACGCGCCAGGGCTGGTATCTGCGGGTAGAGAATGCTGAGCAACTGCCTTTGCTGGCCCGGCATCTGGCGAACGTCCGTCCTGACCTGATACCCCAGGTTTCGGTGCTGCTGGCGGTTGTGCCGGAGCAGCATCATTCAGAAGAGGGGCTGGCGCAGTCCCTGCGCGGATGGCGGCGAAGTATTGTGCAGTGCCGCGCGTGGCTGAATGGCCTGCCGCCAGTCTGGAACACAGTCTGGGTAACACCGCCGGACGGCGAATGCCCGCAAGAGGAGCGCTGGTTTACCGTGACGCCGGACCTGCCGGGTGTGCGGGTGCGTCAGAGCAGCCATCTTCCACTTCCGGTTGAGGACTGGCAGCGTGAGGCCGCCGGTCACGCTTTCCGGCTCTACCACGCGCTCTGGCTGAACAGCGTACTGGCGCTGATAGATCGTCATATTAACCCGCCGCTGAGTACCCGACAGGCCGAACTTCCGGCCCTGACACTCTGCGCCTGCGGTATCAGTCTGACGCCGGTCTCTGCCGTTGCGGATAATCTCTGGCAGCAGCAAATAGGGGAGATCACCACGCTCGCCCCGGACAGTGCGCCCGTGTCGGAAATGCTCTCTCTCCCGGATGTCCTTCTTCCGTATCTGCCGCGCCGCCAGGGTGTCAGTCGCCGGATGCAGGATATACGTCTGGCTGGGGGTGTCTGTTTTCTTTTCCTCGCGCTGGCGATGCTGGCTTCCTTTATTAACAACCAGCGGCTGGTCCGCAGCGTTGGCGATCACCTTGCCGTCTATCACCGCCTTAGCGGTACGCCCCCTGAGCCAAAACTGCAGGCTCAGCAGCGTCTTCGCGCCGACAGCCGCCTGCTTGATGACTGGCTGCGTCGCGGCGAGCCGCTGCGCTACGGTCTGGGGCTGTATCAGGGGATGCGTCTGATCCCGCCAGCGGAGGCAGCCATAAACGACTGGACGCCGCCACCTCCGCCTCGTCCGATCATCAAGCAGATCGTGCAGGGACCGCAGACGATCCGCCTCGACAGCATGTCGCTGTTCGACACCGGCAGGTGGGCGCTGAAGCCGGGTTCCACGAAGCTGCTGGTCAACTCGCTGGTGGGCATTAAGGCGAAGCCCGGCTGGCTGATTGTGGTGGCGGGCCATACCGACAGCACCGGCGACGACAAATCCAACCAGGTGCTTTCCCTTAAGCGCGCGGAATCGGTGCGCGACTGGATGCGTGACACCGGCGACGTGCCGGAGAGCTGTTTTGCAGTGCAGGGCTACGGCGAAAGCCGGCCTGTCGCAACCAATAACACGCCGGAAGGCCGGGCGCTGAACCGCCGTGTCGAAATCAGCCTGGTGCCGCAGGCGAACGCCTGCAAGTTACCGGGCAACCCCCATGCGTCATTGCAGGATGATGGCGCATTAAAAAATGAAATGGAGAAATAACATGGCAATTCCTGTTTATCTGTGGCTCAAGGACGACGGCGGCGCGGACATTAAAGGTTCCGTGGATGTGAAAGACCGTGAGGGCAGCATCGAAGTGGTGGCGCAGGAGCATAACCTGTACATCCCGACCGACAACAACACCGGCAAGCTGACCGGCACGCGTATCCACACCCCCTTCCTGTTCACCAAGGAAATCGACTCCTCCAGCCCGTACCTGTACAAGGCGGTGACCACCGGCCAGACCCTGAAATCGGCTGAATTCAAGTGGTACAAAATCAACGACGCGGGCCAGGAAGTGGAGTACTTCAACACAAAACTGGAAAACGTGAAGCTGGTGAAGGTTGCGCCAAAAATGCACGACATCAAGGACCCGGCGTTCGAGAAGCACAACCATCTGGAACAGATTGAGCTGCGCTACGAGAAAATCACCTGGACCTATAAAGACGGCAACATCATTCATTCCGATTCGTGGAACGAACGTACTACCGCTTAATTTCGTTGCGGACAGGGGCCCCTGTCCGCCGTTTTTGCTGAGCGCCTGCCCCGCGGACGCTCAGCAAAGAACACACAATCTGCCTGCCTGACCTGATGCGCTTTGGTAAGTCAACAGCGAGGGGCGGTAGCGTGCCCGGAACTGACAAAGAGAGAATCTCATGGAAAATCCAGCCATCCTGCTACGTCGTCTACCCGGTTGTGCGGACAATACCGCCACGCCGCTGTCGCGCTTTCTGGCGCTGCTGCCGGTCATGTTGCTACCGGGGCGCACGGCGGAGGGGATCGCTGCGCTGGTTCAACTCCTGGCACCGGATACCCGTGCGACGGTGTATCCCCACGACCGTTGCCGCATCGAGCTGAAGCATCCGCTCACCATGAGTACGCAGCGGCCGATTGGCCTGCGGATTCGCCCTGTCATGGGCACGCACGGAACGGACGTGAATGGTCAGGTGCTGTTGCAGTTGACCTCAGATAACCCCGAAGAGGTGCGCGGCTGGCTACCCGGCGGGGAGCTGCACGGCGATCTGATGGCGCTGCTGCATGTCTATCTGGGATCGCATCTGGACGTGCGGATGCAGCTGTGCGTAGCGCGGCATCTGCTGCCGGATGCCCGGCTGGCGTGCAATGACGTCCAGGGGAGCCAGATCGGACGGACGGCGGTACTGCGGCCGCTCAATGCGCAGCAAAACATTAATGACGTTATCACCATTCACCTGGGCCGTTATCAGCGCGTTCAGGAAAATATTCACCGAAGGGAGAGCGATGAAGATGGCGATTACCGCTGGTAACACCACCGCTACGCTGCTGGCATTAACACTCGCCACGGCCTTAACCGGCTGCGGGCTGACGCAAACGGTAAAAGACGGGACGGTCTCAATGACCCGCTCCATTTTTTACCAACAGGTTAAAACCCTGCATCTGGATATTCAGGCGCGCTTGGGGGTAAATAACAACGCGAAAGGGGCGTCGCTGGCGACGGTCGTACGCATTTACCAGTTGAAAGACCGCAAGGCTTTCGACAGCACCGATTATCCGTCGCTGTTTGCCGATGACAGCCAGGCCATTAAAGCGGACCTGGTAGCCGAAAAAGATATCCGTCTTCGTCCAGGAGAATCCATGACGCTGGACATGCCGCTGGAAGAGGCGGCACAGTTTGTCGCGGTGGCGGGGATGTTTATGTCGCCGGACCAGGAGAACGATACATGGCGTCTGGTCCTCACCCGTGACGACCTCGACCCGGATAAACCCCGCATTATTGAAGCCAGCAATAATCGCCTGACCCTGCAACCGCTTAAGGAGGAGTGAAATGCCACGTCCGTCTCTGTATGAAACGCTTTTCGGCAACTTCGCCGGCGGCTTCGGCCTGAACAGCGTCAGCGAGGAGAATCAGCTCATCCTGTCGGTGCTGGACAACATGCAGCGCATTCTCAACTGCCGCGCCGGGACGCTGGCACATCTGCCGGACTACGGCCTGCCTGATATGACCAGAATCCTCCAGGGGATGCCCGGCACCGCGCACCAGTTGATCGCGACGCTCTCCGCCGTGCTGCTGAAATACGAGCCGCGCCTGAGCAAAATCACCGTAGTGATGCTGGATCAGAGGCAGCCTGGCGAGCTGCGCTACGCCATTGATGCGGAACTAAAGGGCATTGGGCTGGTGCGCTACGGTACCGAGTTTATGCCGGAAGGCAGGGTCTTAATCCGCCATCTTAAACAGCAGCAGTACCTGGACGCTCGCGCCGCAATTTAGCGCTCTTTCTGTCGGAAATGACTATGCCAACCTTTCCTGAACGCCACCTCAAAACCGGTGGCGATCCGCGCACGCTTGCGGAATATGTTGCCCTGCGCGATGAAATCAACAAACTGACCCATCCGGCGCGCCCGGATGTCGACTGGATTTATATCGAGAAACGCTGCCTTTCGCTGTTTGAGTATAATGGTGTCGAGTTGCAGACCGCCGCCTGGTATACGCTTGCCCGTACGCATAATGCCGGGTTGTCCGGCATGAACGAGGGGTTAACGGTTCTGATGGCGCTGGTCTCCTGGCAGTGGGAGCACCTCTGGCCGCATCCTGCTAATGCGCGAGTGGAAATCCTCAGCACGCTCAGTAAACGACTTCAACAGGGGATGCGCACCCTGACCCTGAGATACACCGACCTCAGTCAAATGTACCAGGTCGAAGCGCATCTGAAAGCGCTGGAAGAGGTATTGCAGCGCCGGGAATTAAATCATGGCGGTCATCTGACTGCGCTGCGCACGTTACTGCATAACGCGGTGATACGGCTGGAAAAGAGCGACGGTGCGACCGGGGCGGTTTACCCCTCTCCTGTTGCCGAGCCGGGTGACGTAGAGCCCCCCGCTCGCGATAGTAAACCAACAGATCCTGTGAAAAGGGTCTACGTCGTAAAGCCGGAGCCGCAACCTCATATCGAGTATGTGCACGCCCCCTCACAAGCCGCAAAGAGGTGGAAGCCATTTATCGCCGGAATGCTGACTATGCTGGTCATGGCAGGCGGCACCGTAGGCGGATGGCAGGCGATGCACCAGCCGGATCCTCTACAGGCGCAGCTTGCCGCCTCGCTGGCACCCTTGCCCGTCGCGCTTGCTCCGGCGCAGTTGAAGACGTTGCCGCCGAGCTTGCTGTTGCCTGAAAGGGGGATTAGCCAGACGAAGCGGCAATTAGCAAGGCTGGGGCAATTAGAGCCGGACTGGGCCTTTAGCTATAGCCGACAGCTGGTGCAGCAGGCGCTGACGCTGTGGCCTGAGCAGGCAAAACCGCTGGCGACGCAGTGGCAGCAGCAGGTTGCGGCACAGGCGTTACCCACGTCCGGCCTGAACGGCTGGTATCAGGGGATGACGGGGCTACATAACCTGGCGAACCAGCTCAGTGCGCTGGATGAAAAGCGCGGCAAGTATATGACCGTCAGCGAACTTAAAACGCAGGTATTTGCCATTATGCAGTCGTTTAACCGCGCCATCCCGGCAGAAGAACAGCTGCGCCAGCTCTCTGTCTTACCCAAAGGCGAACCATGGCCTGCGGCGCACCAGAGCCTGACGGAGCAGCATCTGCAACAACTTATTGCTCGTTACGGCCTGCTGAAACAGGCAAAACCATAATAGCCGGTCAGCACAGGGGATGAATGTGTCAGCCAGAGAGCGAATGTGAGAATGTGATCATGACGGAGGCCTGTTTTTTCGACACCATTGACCGCCTGGCCTGAGTGTGACAACGCATTGGCGGAGGCAAGATTGTCAACGAAACCGTTGGGGGTTAGCTAATCAGCAAACCGGGCAGGGGAGAGCGCGTTAACCCGTCGCTACAGGATGAGCTAAAGACATCACAAGGTTTAAGGTAAAAAGCTGGGAATGAACGAGATAAAACAGAATGGTGCGTCCGAGTGGACTCGAACCACCGACCCCCACCATGTCAAGGTGGTGCTCTAACCAACTGAGCTACGGACGCACTGAAGAGATGGTGCGTTCAATTGGACTCGAACCAACGACCCCCACCATGTCAAGGTGGTGCTCTAACCAACTGAGCTATGAACGCATTGTTGTGTGTGACAACGGGGTCGAATATTAGCGGCAGAGGCGGGAGGTGGCAAGAGGTAAACTGCAAATTTCTTTCGGATTTCACGCGATTGCTTCATTCCCGCGCAAAATGAAGAGAAAGTAGCCGCCCGCAGGCGGCTACTGTGCACTTAGCGGGCGGCGCGCTGTAAAATCACCTGGGACGGTTGGCGCTGCAGGTGACGCATTCGCAGCATCATCATAATGGCCGCTGAGGTTAGCCCGATGATAAAGCCCATCCAGAATCCGGCAGGCCCCATCCGATCCACCACCAGATCGGTGAGGGCGAGAATATAGCCGGTCGGCAAGCCCAAAACCCAGTAGGCAATAAAGGTAATAAAGAAAATAGAACGCGTATCTTTATAACCCCGCAGCACACCGCTGCCTATCACCTGAATAGAGTCCGAGATCTGATAAATCGCTGCCAGCAGCATCAGATGTGAGGCCAGGGTGATAACCTCCGGATTATCGTTATAAAGCAGGGCAATCTGCTCGCGCAGGATAATGGTGAAAAGGGCGGTGAAAACCGCCATACATACGCCCACGCCAATGCCGGTTCTCGCCGCCGTTTGCGCCTCCAGCGTGGAGCCCTGGCCAAGACGGAAGCCCACCCGGATAGTCACCGCTGCGGCCAGCGACAGCGGCATCACGAACATCAATGAACTGAAGTTAAGCGCAATCTGGTGACCAGCCACGTCCACGATCCCGAGCGGCGAAACCAGCAGGGCGACAACCGCGAACAGCGTCACTTCGAAAAAGAGAGCCAGTGCGATAGGCAGGCCCAGTTGTATCAGGCGAATCATGATGGCTTTATCCGGTTTGCTAAACGGCACTTCATGGCGAATATCACGCATCGAACGGGCACGCTTCACGTAGGAAATCATGCTGAAGAACATCACCCAGTAGACCGCCGCGGTGGCGACGCCACATCCCACACCGCCAAGTTCAGGCATACCAAAATGGCCATAAATAAAGACGTAGTTCACCGGAATGTTCACCAACAATCCGATAAAGCCCATCACCATGCCCGGTTTGGTTTTTGCCAGTCCTTCACACTGGTTACGAGCCACCTGGAAGAAGAGATAGCCGGGTGTTCCCCAGAGCAGAGCCCGCAAATAGCCCACCGCTTTATCTGCCAGGGCCGGGTCGATATTGCGCATCGCATGAATGATGTACCCCGCGTTCCACAGCACCACCATGATCAAGAGCGAGACAAATCCCGCCAGCCAGAATCCTTGACGTACCTGATGCGCGATGCGGTCCCGGCGTCCAGAGCCATTTAACTGCGCAATGACCGGCGTTAATGCCAATAGCAGGCCGTGACCAAATAAAATGGCCGGCAGCCAGATAGAGGTGCCGATGGCGACGGCGGCCATATCGGTGGCGCTGTAGCCTCCCGCCATCACTGTATCGACAAAACCCATCGAGGTCTGGGCAATTTGCGCGAGTATCACCGGGATCGCCAGGGCTAATAACTGACGCGCTTCACTCATGTACTTCTGCACGTGAACACCTTTGATATTGTTGTTATTTGAGAGACTAAAAAAGCCGCCGTAACTGGCAGCAAGAAGAAGAAATAGAGGGAATTTCAGCTATTGTAGCGGGGTTTAGCCATTTATCTAGTGAAAAAAACGTCAGATAGGGCAG contains:
- a CDS encoding OmpA family protein, producing the protein MRELSRVVLTMLATVLALWLVLGFWPLSGGSRFALCLCILVMGGAVLWRQWRRFRRLSAAREQREENNLPPEEFQGAVVFVCGDTASLFSQGLAHRETRQGWYLRVENAEQLPLLARHLANVRPDLIPQVSVLLAVVPEQHHSEEGLAQSLRGWRRSIVQCRAWLNGLPPVWNTVWVTPPDGECPQEERWFTVTPDLPGVRVRQSSHLPLPVEDWQREAAGHAFRLYHALWLNSVLALIDRHINPPLSTRQAELPALTLCACGISLTPVSAVADNLWQQQIGEITTLAPDSAPVSEMLSLPDVLLPYLPRRQGVSRRMQDIRLAGGVCFLFLALAMLASFINNQRLVRSVGDHLAVYHRLSGTPPEPKLQAQQRLRADSRLLDDWLRRGEPLRYGLGLYQGMRLIPPAEAAINDWTPPPPPRPIIKQIVQGPQTIRLDSMSLFDTGRWALKPGSTKLLVNSLVGIKAKPGWLIVVAGHTDSTGDDKSNQVLSLKRAESVRDWMRDTGDVPESCFAVQGYGESRPVATNNTPEGRALNRRVEISLVPQANACKLPGNPHASLQDDGALKNEMEK
- the hcp gene encoding type VI secretion system effector Hcp; translation: MAIPVYLWLKDDGGADIKGSVDVKDREGSIEVVAQEHNLYIPTDNNTGKLTGTRIHTPFLFTKEIDSSSPYLYKAVTTGQTLKSAEFKWYKINDAGQEVEYFNTKLENVKLVKVAPKMHDIKDPAFEKHNHLEQIELRYEKITWTYKDGNIIHSDSWNERTTA
- the glgS gene encoding cell surface composition regulator GlgS, whose amino-acid sequence is MNEQNPYSVTNFDFLARSFARMQAMGRPVDIGAVTGNMNDEQKVWFRERYQRYLEQATRAKEKALS
- the tssC gene encoding type VI secretion system contractile sheath large subunit, which codes for MTVNTETAAAPGHTTVLEKESVYASLFEKINLTPASHLGDINAFMDDAALADASAGERLTAAMQVFMDCIRKSGQQVEKLDKTLIDHHIAELDYQISRQLDAVMHHPEFQKVESLWRGLKQLVDNTDYRQNVKTEILDVSKDDLRQDFEDAPELIQSGLYWHTYTAEYDTPGGEPIGSVISSYEFDASPQDIALLRNISNVSAAAHMPFIGSVGPTFFLKDSMEEVAAIKDIANYFDRAEYIKWKSFRDTDDSRYIGLVMPRVLGRLPYGPDTVPVRSFNYVEQVKGPDHEKYLWTSAAFSFASNMVKSFINNGWCVQIRGPQAGGAVKDLPIHLYDLGTGNQVKIPSEVMIPETREFEFANLGFIPLSYYKNRDYACFFSANSAQKPALYDTADATANSRINARLPYIFLLSRIAHYLKLIQRENIGTTKDRRLLELELNTWVRGLVTEMTDPGDALQASHPLRDAKVVVEDIEDNPGFFRVRLYAVPHFQVEGMDVNLSLVSQMPKAKA
- the tssL gene encoding type VI secretion system protein TssL, short form — translated: MNTPDTDLINQTFYPGWLMVSQLRSGHEIQDGEALYRRACRWVKDARESLTQAGFSELSCDRMLYAYCALLDESVLNRDRQDDGYRRWRKDPLQARFFSTLNAGEELWERIRFILREPAPDVAVLTCLYRTLQLGFVGEYRAQNDERREDVIRALSEHVPPFTLTQDSPVVVKAPGLRSGRRLYWLGWAAGFVVLVALWFTFSSVLAQMVSHIAGQG
- the tssK gene encoding type VI secretion system baseplate subunit TssK gives rise to the protein MKIYRPLWSDGAFLAPQQFQQQARWDAHVADNVARMALAHPWGVLCAEFDDSALSSSRLNATRLAVRFADGTLVDTDLADNLPPVCDVSAVGQESVEVLLCLPLLSANGGNLDDGRDSARPRRWMSERVTVQELAGHERSDLAVLRHALTLRLSTQENSAYLTCPVARLTRNTQGQWVRDAEFIPPLLSLEASPVLTGELRDLLHRLSARRKRLMSMRRESNERMADFAVADVSLFWLLNALNSAEPVLTELHQTPTRHPELLYRELARLAGSLLTFSLGHNVDDIPPYRHDAPERVFPPLFTLLDHLLEASLPSRVIAIALEQGEDQEIWRGKLHDARLREGADFYLSVRSSMPNHELQTRFPQLCKAGSHDDVSEVVNIALSGMVIKPLSHVPAAIPLRLENQYFALDLSTDAARAMLEAGNCTFYTPQSLGDVKLELFAVLRS
- the tssB gene encoding type VI secretion system contractile sheath small subunit, whose product is MADTFQNEVPKARINLKLSLHTGGAQKKIELPLKLLTMGDFSNGKESRPLSEREKINVNKNNFNSVLSEFNPEVNLNVKNTLVNSDSAENVRLSFSDIKDFEPEQVARQIPQLRAMLAMRNLLRDLKSNLLDNATFRKELEKILKDPALSQELRDEMSALAPK
- the tssJ gene encoding type VI secretion system lipoprotein TssJ, whose protein sequence is MAITAGNTTATLLALTLATALTGCGLTQTVKDGTVSMTRSIFYQQVKTLHLDIQARLGVNNNAKGASLATVVRIYQLKDRKAFDSTDYPSLFADDSQAIKADLVAEKDIRLRPGESMTLDMPLEEAAQFVAVAGMFMSPDQENDTWRLVLTRDDLDPDKPRIIEASNNRLTLQPLKEE